A region from the Halosolutus gelatinilyticus genome encodes:
- a CDS encoding NAD(P)/FAD-dependent oxidoreductase — MTQYVIIGDGISGSSAAETLREEDPESEITVITDEGEALYNRILIKEHAKGKLPEAPISIHDEEWYEDRDIELSLNTHVTSVDTDSKIVHTHEGDDLSYDKLLIATGGTPTQLPVENSDADGIHHFWTFQDARKIRESAEAADDAVIVGAGLLGIDFAAVCGSQGVEGKYLMRGDRWWRYALSGDGAEIMHDGMREKGVEPVFDSGVDRFEVDDDGHVVAAVDPNGERYACDFAGVAIGLSFNTEYLRGAGIEHDNGILVDQYMQTNVEDVYAAGDITRFYDVLLGEQAQNGSWGSAKEQGRVAAVNMAADDEAEEFQWVSSYSITHFDFPFLSFGHPTLGDDHAERRYSDTEWRRLAFKDGKIVGGVLIGDLAPQSKFKRLMREQRVVADQKDVLLAETVDLDELAAPQEP; from the coding sequence GACGGGATCTCGGGCAGTTCGGCCGCCGAGACCCTCCGGGAGGAAGACCCGGAGTCGGAGATTACCGTCATCACCGATGAGGGGGAGGCTCTGTACAACCGGATTCTCATCAAAGAACACGCGAAAGGAAAACTCCCGGAAGCCCCCATCTCGATCCACGACGAGGAGTGGTACGAGGACCGCGACATCGAGCTCTCGCTCAACACGCACGTGACGAGCGTGGATACGGATTCGAAAATCGTCCACACCCACGAGGGCGACGATCTCTCCTACGACAAACTGCTGATCGCGACCGGCGGAACCCCGACGCAGCTCCCGGTCGAGAACAGCGACGCCGACGGCATCCACCACTTCTGGACGTTCCAGGACGCCCGCAAGATCCGCGAGAGCGCCGAAGCCGCCGACGACGCGGTCATCGTCGGCGCCGGCCTCCTCGGCATCGACTTCGCCGCCGTCTGCGGTTCGCAGGGCGTCGAGGGCAAGTACCTCATGCGCGGCGATCGCTGGTGGCGGTACGCGCTCTCGGGCGACGGCGCCGAGATCATGCACGACGGAATGCGCGAGAAGGGCGTCGAACCCGTCTTCGACAGCGGCGTCGATCGCTTCGAGGTCGACGACGACGGCCACGTCGTCGCCGCGGTCGATCCGAACGGCGAGCGCTACGCCTGTGACTTCGCGGGCGTCGCGATCGGACTGTCGTTCAACACCGAGTACCTCCGCGGCGCCGGCATCGAACATGATAACGGCATCCTCGTCGATCAGTACATGCAGACGAACGTCGAGGACGTCTACGCCGCGGGCGACATCACTCGATTCTACGACGTGCTGCTGGGCGAACAGGCCCAGAACGGATCGTGGGGGTCGGCAAAAGAGCAGGGGCGGGTTGCCGCCGTCAACATGGCCGCGGACGACGAGGCGGAGGAGTTCCAGTGGGTCTCCTCGTACTCGATCACGCACTTCGACTTCCCCTTCCTCTCCTTCGGGCACCCCACCCTGGGAGACGACCACGCCGAACGTCGCTACAGCGACACCGAGTGGCGCCGCCTCGCGTTCAAGGACGGTAAGATCGTCGGCGGCGTCCTCATCGGCGATCTCGCCCCGCAGAGCAAGTTCAAGCGGCTCATGCGCGAACAGCGCGTCGTCGCCGACCAGAAGGACGTTCTCCTCGCAGAAACCGTCGACCTCGACGAGCTCGCGGCTCCGCAGGAGCCGTAA